GTCCGTCAAAGCCGGTCTCCAATTCCCCGTCGGAAGGATCGGTCGCTACTTGAAGAAAGGCCGTTATGCTCAGCGCGTGGGAAGCGGCGCTCCGGTTTATCTCGCCGCCGTTTTGGAATACCTAGCTGCTGAGGTATAATCACAATTACGAGTTCTTAGTAGATCTTCAAttattatatttcaattttggaACTAAGATTTAATTTTAGGGTTAACAATTAGATCTCAGTGTCGATTGATTGCTGAAGCTAGATTTGCGAAATCTTACATTAAATTCGGTTGTTGattgttttctcttttgttCATGTAGGTTTTGGAATTGGCTGGGAATGCTGCTAGGGATAACAAGAAGAACAGGATTATTCCAAGGCATGTGCTGTTAGCTGTGAGGAACGATGAAGAGCTTGGAAAATTGCTTGCTGGTGTTACCATTGCTCATGGTGGTGTTCTTCCTAACATTAACCCTGTGCTTTTACCTAAGAAGAGTCAAACCGCTGCTGCTAAGGAACCGAAGTCTCCATCTAAGGGCACAAAGTCTCCTAAGA
The genomic region above belongs to Arachis duranensis cultivar V14167 chromosome 3, aradu.V14167.gnm2.J7QH, whole genome shotgun sequence and contains:
- the LOC107476866 gene encoding histone H2A, with amino-acid sequence MDSPAVKGKKGAAGRRGGGPKKKSVSKSVKAGLQFPVGRIGRYLKKGRYAQRVGSGAPVYLAAVLEYLAAEVLELAGNAARDNKKNRIIPRHVLLAVRNDEELGKLLAGVTIAHGGVLPNINPVLLPKKSQTAAAKEPKSPSKGTKSPKKA